A genome region from Macaca nemestrina isolate mMacNem1 chromosome 20, mMacNem.hap1, whole genome shotgun sequence includes the following:
- the LOC105479401 gene encoding zinc finger protein 121 isoform X1 encodes MAEIHNGEELCDFMENGELFSEHSCLNAHMGTENTGDTYDCDEYGENFPMLHNSAPTGETLSVLNQCRKAFSLPPNVHQRTWIGDKSFEYSDCEEAFVDQSHLQANRITHNGETLYEQKQCGRAFTYSTSHAVSVKVHTVEKPYECKECGKFFRYSSYLNSHMRTHTGEKPYECKECGKCFTVSSHLVEHVRIHTGEKPYQCKECGRAFAGRSGLTKHVRIHTGEKPYECNECGKAYNRFYLLTEHFKTHTEEKPFECKVCGKSFRSSSCLKNHFRIHTGIKPYKCKECGKAFTVSSSLHNHVKIHTGEKPYECKDCGKAFATSSQLIEHIRTHTGEKPYICKECGKTFRASSHLQKHVRIHTGEKPYICNECGKAYNRFYLLTKHLKTH; translated from the exons ATG GCAGAAATCCACAATGGAGAGGAACTCTGTGACTTTATGGAAAATGGAGAACTCTTCAGTGAACACTCATGCCTTAATGCACACATGGGAACTGAAAATACAGGGGACACTTACGACTGTGATGAGTATGGAGAAAACTTTCCCATGTTACACAACAGTGCCCCTACTGGAGAGACGCTTTCTGTGTTGAATCAGTGCAGAAAAGCCTTCAGCCTGCCACCAAATGTTCACCAGAGGACGTGGATAGGAGACAAATCCTTTGAATACAGTGACTGTGAGGAAGCCTTTGTTgatcagtcacatcttcaggcaaATAGGATAACTCACAATGGAGAAACACTCTATGAACAGAAGCAATGTGGGAGAGCTTTTACTTACTCCACAAGCCATGCTGTGTCTGTTAAAGTGCATACTGTAGAAAAACCCtacgaatgtaaggaatgtggaaaaTTCTTTAGATATTCTTCATATCTTAATAGTCACATGCGAACCCATACTggggagaaaccctatgaatgtaaggaatgtgggaaatgCTTCACTGTTTCTTCACACCTAGTTGAACATgtaagaattcatactggagagaaaccttatcaGTGTAAGGAATGTGGAAGAGCCTTCGCTGGGCGCTCAGGCCTTACTAAACATGTACGAAtacacactggagagaagccctatgAATGTAACGAATGTGGGAAAGCCTACAATAGGTTTTATCTACTAACTGAACATTTTAAAACTCACACAGAGGAGAAGCCCTTTGAATGTAAGGTATGTGGAAAATCCTTCAGAAGCTCTTCATGCCTTAAGAATCACTTTAGAATTCACACTGGAataaaaccctataaatgtaaggAGTGTGGGAAAGCATTCACTGTTTCCTCAAGCTTACATAATCATGTAAAAatccatactggagagaagccctatgaatgtaaggaCTGTGGGAAAGCCTTTGCTACATCTTCACAACTCATCGAACATAtaagaactcacactggagagaaaccgtatatatgtaaggaatgtgggaaaacctTCCGTGCTTCTTCACACCTACAGAAACATGttagaattcacactggagagaaaccctatataTGTAACGAATGTGGGAAAGCCTACAAtagattttatttacttactaaacatttaaaaacacactGA
- the LOC105479401 gene encoding zinc finger protein 121 isoform X2 produces MENGELFSEHSCLNAHMGTENTGDTYDCDEYGENFPMLHNSAPTGETLSVLNQCRKAFSLPPNVHQRTWIGDKSFEYSDCEEAFVDQSHLQANRITHNGETLYEQKQCGRAFTYSTSHAVSVKVHTVEKPYECKECGKFFRYSSYLNSHMRTHTGEKPYECKECGKCFTVSSHLVEHVRIHTGEKPYQCKECGRAFAGRSGLTKHVRIHTGEKPYECNECGKAYNRFYLLTEHFKTHTEEKPFECKVCGKSFRSSSCLKNHFRIHTGIKPYKCKECGKAFTVSSSLHNHVKIHTGEKPYECKDCGKAFATSSQLIEHIRTHTGEKPYICKECGKTFRASSHLQKHVRIHTGEKPYICNECGKAYNRFYLLTKHLKTH; encoded by the coding sequence ATGGAAAATGGAGAACTCTTCAGTGAACACTCATGCCTTAATGCACACATGGGAACTGAAAATACAGGGGACACTTACGACTGTGATGAGTATGGAGAAAACTTTCCCATGTTACACAACAGTGCCCCTACTGGAGAGACGCTTTCTGTGTTGAATCAGTGCAGAAAAGCCTTCAGCCTGCCACCAAATGTTCACCAGAGGACGTGGATAGGAGACAAATCCTTTGAATACAGTGACTGTGAGGAAGCCTTTGTTgatcagtcacatcttcaggcaaATAGGATAACTCACAATGGAGAAACACTCTATGAACAGAAGCAATGTGGGAGAGCTTTTACTTACTCCACAAGCCATGCTGTGTCTGTTAAAGTGCATACTGTAGAAAAACCCtacgaatgtaaggaatgtggaaaaTTCTTTAGATATTCTTCATATCTTAATAGTCACATGCGAACCCATACTggggagaaaccctatgaatgtaaggaatgtgggaaatgCTTCACTGTTTCTTCACACCTAGTTGAACATgtaagaattcatactggagagaaaccttatcaGTGTAAGGAATGTGGAAGAGCCTTCGCTGGGCGCTCAGGCCTTACTAAACATGTACGAAtacacactggagagaagccctatgAATGTAACGAATGTGGGAAAGCCTACAATAGGTTTTATCTACTAACTGAACATTTTAAAACTCACACAGAGGAGAAGCCCTTTGAATGTAAGGTATGTGGAAAATCCTTCAGAAGCTCTTCATGCCTTAAGAATCACTTTAGAATTCACACTGGAataaaaccctataaatgtaaggAGTGTGGGAAAGCATTCACTGTTTCCTCAAGCTTACATAATCATGTAAAAatccatactggagagaagccctatgaatgtaaggaCTGTGGGAAAGCCTTTGCTACATCTTCACAACTCATCGAACATAtaagaactcacactggagagaaaccgtatatatgtaaggaatgtgggaaaacctTCCGTGCTTCTTCACACCTACAGAAACATGttagaattcacactggagagaaaccctatataTGTAACGAATGTGGGAAAGCCTACAAtagattttatttacttactaaacatttaaaaacacactGA